The Prochlorococcus marinus str. MIT 9301 genome segment TTATCAATATTATAAAAAGTATAAATAATTATAATTAAAAATAAAAGAGTATAAATATTTACTATTCTTACAAATATAGAAAATAAAATATAAAGAAATAATATCAATACTACATACTTTATGTACTTTAATTTCAAGTAATTCATTTTATCGATTATTTTTAAAAATGTTATACAGTAAAATAATGAACCCAATATTAATAGATATATCAGCAATATTAAATACTGGAAAATTTATAATATTTAAATTTATAAAATCAACTACAAAACCTTTATATATCCTATCTATACCATTACCAATAGTTCCTCCAAGAATAAAGCTATAAGAATATAGATCTAATGAGTTTAAAGTATTCTTCCTAAACATTAAATAAATAATTAATATAGAGAAAAAAATACTTATTAAAGATAAAAATACTCTACTACCACTAAATATATTAAATGCTGCTCCGTAATTTTTTACAAAGTCTAATTTGAATAAAAGAAAATCTTTATTTAAAAAAATTTTATGATTATAAAATATAAAATATTTCGTAAACTGATCTATTAGAACAATAAAAATACTTAATGAAAAAAAATATAATTTTGTTTGTATTTTATTAATCATTATTTGTTATGTTTTAAACGTTCTATAGGTTTAATAAGTAATAAAAGTGGAAAAAGCATTAAAAAATGATATCCAATCTTACCTAATGAGTATTTCCCTAAATTATATAAAAATAAATTAAATTGACTGTACAATATTATTTGTACGAAGTTGTATAATATTCCAGTTAAATGCATAGCAACTATTGCTATTAATCCGTTTTTTAAAAAACTTCTAACGTTTATTTTATTTCTATTGTTTAAATTATCAATTATTTTGATTAATGGATAATAACCTAATAAATAACCAAAATTTGGAGTGAGCAAATAACCCATTGAACCTCCTTGATGAAAGATAGGAAATATAAATAACCCCAAAATTATATATATAGAAAATGCTCTGAAAACAACCTTTTTATGGAATATAAGTGTTAATAAAATTACGGTTGGAATTTGCCATGTGATAGGCAACTCAAAGTTATTGCTAGATTTATAGATAAAAGGTAGAGGAATATAAACAGGTATCATTGATGTTATTACAAGTGATTGAAGACTCACCAGTATCTCAATTAATTTATAAAAATTGAGCATTATTATAAATTCTATTTATAAACTTCTTAATGCAACAATTGGATCTAATTTAGAAGCTCTTTTTGCAGGTAAAACGCCAAAGATTAAACCTATTGATCCTGAAATGATCATGGTGGAAAAAGTAGTTGTAATTCCTACCGATGCAGGAAGAGGTGTTATCAGAGATAAAAGAAAAACACCTGATAATCCAGTTGTTGTTCCAATTAATCCTCCAATTGTAGATAAAATCAATGCCTCAATTAAAAATTGAATTAATATATCTGACTGTTTAGCTCCTATTGCTTTTCTAAGTCCAATCTCTTCAGTCCTTTCGCTTACAGAAACTAGCATAATATTCATGATTCCTATGCCTCCAACCACTAAAGATACTGCACCAATACCAGCCAATAAAAACGTTAATCCACTTGTTATGTTGGTTACTATATTCAGCGCATCTTCTTGCGATCTAACCGCAAAGTCATCATCTCTTATTATTTTATGTCTTTGCCTTAATAAATTAGTAATCTGAAATTTAGCAGCACTAGTTGCATTTTTATTTATCGCTTCAACACTTATGAAGCTTAAACTTACTCCATATGTCGGGTCCTTTCCTGTAATCCTATTGACCATTGTGGTTAATGGAATATAAGCATTTTTGTCTTGATTACTTCCAAATACAGCACCTTTGGGTTTTAATATTCCGATAATTTCATAAGTATGGTCTTTAATTCTGATTTTTTTTCCAAGTGATGAAGATTTATCTTTGAAAAATTCATCTTTAAGATCAGGACCTATCACAACATAACTTCTTGCACTATTAACATCACTTTTTGATAGAAATCTACCCTTATCAACTTCAAAGCTTCTTACTTCAAGAAATTCAGGAGTAACACCAGCAATTGATATATTTAAACTTTTAGAATTTGATTGCACTATTTCGTTAGCAGAGATTTGAGGAGCTACTTTTTTAACTGTTGGTACTTGGTTGCTTATTGCTATTGCATCTTCTAAAACTAGGTTTTTAGGAAATGAAATACCCCTTCTTCTTGTGTCATTATTTCCTGGAACGATAAATAAAACATTGGCACCTAAATTACTTAATTGGTTCTTTGCTAATGTTTGAGCACCTCTACCAAGTCCAACAAGTGTAATAACTGAGGCATTTCCTATAATTATCCCAAGCATTGTTAACGAACTTCTCAATTTGTTCGAAACTAAAGTTTTTGTTGCCATGCCTAAGGCTTCTTTTATTGAAATATTCCTAGACATATTTATATTTATCTATTGCATCATCATCTTCAATTTGGCCCATGTATATGACACCTTCATTAAGCTGGAGAGTAATGAGATCTCCATTACTGATTTGATGACTATCCATATTTTCTAAATTACAAATTGTAGAAATCTTTTTATTATTTTTGTTAAAAAAAGCATAAACATCATTTACATTTTGGTTCGTAACAATGCCTGCAATATTTTTACTCAGTGGAATATTTTTCATTAATTCCTTCGGAACAAATAATATTTCACCTGGGCAAATTAAAGATATATCAAGATTATTTTTAATTATTCTTGCTTTACCTGTAACACCGATTTCCCCTATTGAAATTCCTCTTGATACAATCCTTCTTACTAAACCGACTTTTATTAAATCTGTAGAGCCACTAATTCCAGTTAATGTACCTGCGGTTTGAACTACTAAATCTCCTTGATTAAGGATCCCCATCTCTTGAGCAATTTGCATAGCTAAACTAAAAGTTTTTGCTGTTCTTTCATCATTTTTAACTACTATTGGAGTAACTCCCCAAACAAGTTGCAATCTTCTCGCTACACTTCTTTCTGTAGTAGTTGCCAAGATGGGTGTTGGTGGTCTGAACTTACTTACATTTCGAGCGGTAGAACCTGATTTAGTTAAAGGGATTATAGCTCCTGCTTCAAGTTGTCTAGCTATATTGCTTACTGCTGCGCTAATAGCATTTGGGATCGTACTGGGTAAGTGGCTTTCAATAGCCTTAAGTGGATAATCCCTTTCAATTCTTCTTGCTATAGTTGCCATCGTTTCAACTGCCTCCACAGGATAATCGCCAACTGCAGTTTCGTTTGAAAGCATTACTGCATCTGTACCATCCAGAATTGCATTTGCAACATCACTAACTTCGGCCCTGGTTGGTCTTGGGTTAGAAGCCATTGAATCAAGCATTTGAGTCGCTGTAATTATTGGGATACCTAATGAATTAGCTTTTCTTATTAATTCCTTTTGTAAAAGAGGAACTTCTTCGGCAGGCATTTCTACTCCCAAATCACCTCTTGCAACCATAACCCCATCACATAAGGGTAATACTGTATCGATCTGATCGATTGCTTCAAATTTTTCTATTTTTGCGACTACAGGAGTTGAATGACCATTTTTATTTATTAAATCTTTTATCTCATTTATATCGGATGGATTTCTTACAAAACTTAGTGCGATCCAATCAACTCCTTCAGATAATCCAAATTTTAAATCCTTTTTATCTTTTTCTGTTAATGCTTTTACTGATAATTGAACATCTGGAAAATTAACACCTTTATTGTTTGAAAGAACCCCTCCTACAGTTACCATGCACTCCAAATTATTAGCTTTTGTATCAACTTTTTCTACAATCATTTCTATTTTTCCATCATCTAAAAGTATTCTTTTTCCTTCGCTAACTTCTTGAGAAAGTTTTTCGTAGGTAACATTTGCAATAGTATTCGTACATTCGACTTCATTTGATGTAAGTGTGAATTTATCGCCTTTTTTAACTTTTACTGGCCCATCTTTAAAGCGCCCTAATCTTATTTTAGGTCCTTGTAGATCTTGCAATATCCCAATATCTATATCTAACTTTTTTGATACTTCCCTTATGGTTTTTATTCTATCAGCATGATCTTTATGATCGCCATGTGAGAAATTTAATCTGAATGTTGTTACTCCAGCTTTAATTAAATTTGTAATTATCTCTTCAGATTGAGTTGCAGGGCCAATAGTTGCTACTATTTTTGTTCTTCTTTTTAAATCAATATTCGACATATATAGATAATATTGCTAGATATAAATAAATTTACCATACCCAAAGTTAGTTATTTAAGTCATGGATTTTAAAACTTATCAGAAAAAAGCTAGAGAAACAGCACAATATCCAGATTTAGGTTCAAATAATATTTATCCAACTCTTGGTTTAGTCGGGGAGGCTGGTGAGGTGGCAGAAAAAGTGAAAAAGGTTTTAAGAGATAAAAATGGAATATTTGATAACGAATCAAAATTAGGTATTAAAAAAGAGTTAGGAGATGTTTTGTGGTATTTATCAAATCTTTGTACAGAATTAAATTTCAATTTAGAAGATGTTGCATTACAAAATCTCGAAAAATTAAAATTAAGAGCTGCTAAAGGCAAGATAAGAGGTTCTGGAGATGATAGATAAAGTCAGCTATAACCTAAGCTTGCATACTGGAGATTTGTAATTAAATTTTGGATAACATTTAAAAGTAAAAAAGCTAACAAAGATGAAATATCAAATCCACCTATTGGAGGGATAATACCTCTAAAAATGTTTAAATAAGGATCTGTGATAGAAGTTAATGCAGATAAAACACTGTTACTCCAATCAATACCTGGAAACCATGTAAGTAAAATTCTTATTATCAATATGAAAGAATAAATTGATAAAGTTTGACCCAGAACTGCAAAAATCTCAGATACCATTATCTTTTCGTAATTTAATACATCCTAACATTTACTTATTATTGCTGCTTATTATTACCGCTTCCTATATTTGAGAGATATTCATTACTTACAGCAAAAGTTTGAAAAAACTTTTCTGATAATGATAGCCAATATGATCTCCCATCTTTTTGCTTCCGTTTGACGATGAATTTCTTTTCTAATAATTCTTTAATATGATCATAGGCACCTGAACCTCGAAGAAGTATAAGATCTGATTGAAGTATCTTTTTTTTGATCGCAATAGTTGCCAATGTCCTTAATTCGGATGTTTTCAAATCAGAAGGAAGTAAATCATCGACGAATTCATTAAGACTAGATTTTAGTTCTAGAGAAAAACTGTTATTAACTGCATTTAATTCAATAGCTGAGTTGGGATTAGAGTATTTATTTTTTAGATCTTTAATTGCATCATTTATTGAGTTTATATCAGAATTAGTAATTTCTGAAAGATCTTTTTTTGTTATTGGTCTGCCTTTTAAGTATAGAACAGCTTCAACTTTTGTAACTAGATCTATATCAGATATTGGCGTGGTATTTATATCAGATTGATTGATTTTAATTACCGAAATCTTTCCTAATTTACCTTAAATTTAATCTGATGCACCAAGGAATAATCTATATGTATCGTTTTGCGTTTCATCCCAGAATTTATAGCCTAGAATTTTTACAAAATTATTCCACTCTAAAATCTCATTTTTATCGATCAAAACTCCAATAACAATTTTCCCTACATCAGCTCCATAATTCCTGTAGTGAAATACGCTTATAGACCAATTAGATTTCATATTATTTAAGAAGTTTATTAATGCGCCAGGCCTTTCAGGAAACTCAAATCTGTATAAAAGTTCAATAAAGTTTCTATATTCCATCTCTTTAAAATCCCTTGGTAATCTTCCACCTACCATATGTCTGAGATGATTTTTAGATAATTCATCATCACTTATGTCAATAAATGAGTACTCAGAATTTCTAAATACATTTAATAGATTTTTTTTATCATTTAAACCATAAACTTGAACCCCTACAAAGATCTGTGCATTCTTAGAATTCGACATCCTATAGCTAAATTCAGTTAAATTTCTACTATCAAGTAACTTACAAAAATCAATAAGACTACCAGCACGTTCAGGAATTTCAACAGCCAACATTACTTCTTTACACTCTCCAAGTTCTGCTCTTTCTGCAACAAATCTAAGCCTCTCAAAATTCATATTTGCACCACATGCAATCGCAACCATTTTTCTATTTGAATGATTCGAATTAAAAATATCTTTTTTCATTCCCGCAATTGATAAGGCACCTGCAGGTTCTAGTATTGATCTAGTATCCTCAAAAACATCTTTTATAGCAGCACAGATTTCGTCAGTATTAACCCTAATCATCTTATCTATATACTTTCTACCAATATCAAAAGTATTTTTACCAATTTTTTTTACCGCCACTCCATCTGCAAATTGACCAACAGAAGATAGTTCAACAATTTTTTCTTCTTCCAAGGATTTCGTCATAGCGTCTGCATCTTCAGGCTCTACACCAATTATTTTTACTTCAGGCCATATTTTTTTAACGTATAAGGATATTCCTGATATCAATCCCCCACCACCTACAGCAATATAAATTGCATAAGGTTTTTCATTAAGCTGCTGTTCAAGTTCTATAGCTATAGTACCTTGTCCTGCTATTACTTCTGGATCATCAAAGGGATGAATGAAGCATAAATTTCTTTCTTGGCTAATCCTTATTGCCTCTCTGTAGGTTTCATCATAGTTATCGCCATATAATATAACTTTTGCTTTTAAATTTTTTACTGCATTAACTTTTACTAGAGGTGTGGTAATGGGCATTAATATGGTTGCTTGGCAATTTAACTTAAGGGCACTTAGTGCAACCCCTTGAGCATGATTACCAGCACTAGAAGTAATTACTCCCTGAGCAAGCTGTGAATTAGTGAGCTTACTCATTTTGTTATAGGCACCTCTTATTTTGAATGAAAATACATCCTGAAGATCTTCTCTTTTTAGAAAAACTTCATTATTAAGTGTATTACTTAAATTATGAGCTTTCTCTAGTGGTGTTTTTTTTGCGACTTCATAGACTTCAGCTTGAAGTATTTTTTCAAAATAATCATCCATATATATATTTTTAGCATTAATTATTAATCTAATAAAACATTACATGATCTATTTCAAAAAAAATACTCATTTTGCACCTCGGCGTTTTAGATTATATAGATACCAAATTTTGTTAAATGCTTTTAAGTGAGTTAAGTCATCCAAATCAACTTCATGGCTTAACAGTTTCACAATTAGAAGAAATTGCTTGTCAAATTAGAGAAAGACACCTTCAGGTAGTGTCTACTAGTGGAGGACATCTTGGTCCTGGATTAGGTGTAGTTGAGTTGACCTTGGCTTTATATCAAACTCTTGATCTTGATTTTGACAAAGTTGTTTGGGATGTAGGACATCAAGGCTACCCTCATAAATTAATTACAGGACGTTTCAGTCAATTTGATTCTCTAAGGCAACAAAATGGAGTCGCTGGATATCTAAAAAGAAGTGAAAGTAAATTTGATCATTTTGGTGCTGGACATGCAAGTACTTCTATTTCAGCTGCTTTAGGAATGGCAATAGCAAGAGATAGAAAAGGTGATAATTATAAATGTGTCGCTGTTATTGGAGATGGAGCACTAACTGGAGGAATGGCATTAGAAGCTATAAATCATGCAGGTCACTTACCAAATACCCCTTTAGTAGTTGTATTGAACGATAATGATATGTCTATTTCACCTCCGGTTGGAGCCCTTTCATCTTACTTAAATAAGGTAAGAGTAAGTCCACCATTACAATTTTTGTCCGATAGTGTTCAAGAAAGTGTAAAAAATATTCCCCTAATTGGTAAAGATATCCCAGAAGAGCTCAAAAATATTAAAGGAAGCGTTAGACGACTATCTGTGCCAAAGGTTGGAGCTGTTTTTGAAGAACTTGGATTTACATATATGGGTCCAATTGATGGTCATGATATTGGTAACTTAGTTAAGACCTTTAACGCTGCCCATAAACTTAAGAGACCTGTACTTGTTCATGTTGTTACAACAAAAGGGAAGGGTTA includes the following:
- the lspA gene encoding signal peptidase II, yielding MINKIQTKLYFFSLSIFIVLIDQFTKYFIFYNHKIFLNKDFLLFKLDFVKNYGAAFNIFSGSRVFLSLISIFFSILIIYLMFRKNTLNSLDLYSYSFILGGTIGNGIDRIYKGFVVDFINLNIINFPVFNIADISINIGFIILLYNIFKNNR
- the scpB gene encoding SMC-Scp complex subunit ScpB: MSDIDLVTKVEAVLYLKGRPITKKDLSEITNSDINSINDAIKDLKNKYSNPNSAIELNAVNNSFSLELKSSLNEFVDDLLPSDLKTSELRTLATIAIKKKILQSDLILLRGSGAYDHIKELLEKKFIVKRKQKDGRSYWLSLSEKFFQTFAVSNEYLSNIGSGNNKQQ
- a CDS encoding YggT family protein; this translates as MVSEIFAVLGQTLSIYSFILIIRILLTWFPGIDWSNSVLSALTSITDPYLNIFRGIIPPIGGFDISSLLAFLLLNVIQNLITNLQYASLGYS
- a CDS encoding biotin transporter BioY; this encodes MSLQSLVITSMIPVYIPLPFIYKSSNNFELPITWQIPTVILLTLIFHKKVVFRAFSIYIILGLFIFPIFHQGGSMGYLLTPNFGYLLGYYPLIKIIDNLNNRNKINVRSFLKNGLIAIVAMHLTGILYNFVQIILYSQFNLFLYNLGKYSLGKIGYHFLMLFPLLLLIKPIERLKHNK
- the pyk gene encoding pyruvate kinase — its product is MSNIDLKRRTKIVATIGPATQSEEIITNLIKAGVTTFRLNFSHGDHKDHADRIKTIREVSKKLDIDIGILQDLQGPKIRLGRFKDGPVKVKKGDKFTLTSNEVECTNTIANVTYEKLSQEVSEGKRILLDDGKIEMIVEKVDTKANNLECMVTVGGVLSNNKGVNFPDVQLSVKALTEKDKKDLKFGLSEGVDWIALSFVRNPSDINEIKDLINKNGHSTPVVAKIEKFEAIDQIDTVLPLCDGVMVARGDLGVEMPAEEVPLLQKELIRKANSLGIPIITATQMLDSMASNPRPTRAEVSDVANAILDGTDAVMLSNETAVGDYPVEAVETMATIARRIERDYPLKAIESHLPSTIPNAISAAVSNIARQLEAGAIIPLTKSGSTARNVSKFRPPTPILATTTERSVARRLQLVWGVTPIVVKNDERTAKTFSLAMQIAQEMGILNQGDLVVQTAGTLTGISGSTDLIKVGLVRRIVSRGISIGEIGVTGKARIIKNNLDISLICPGEILFVPKELMKNIPLSKNIAGIVTNQNVNDVYAFFNKNNKKISTICNLENMDSHQISNGDLITLQLNEGVIYMGQIEDDDAIDKYKYV
- a CDS encoding ABC transporter permease, which encodes MSRNISIKEALGMATKTLVSNKLRSSLTMLGIIIGNASVITLVGLGRGAQTLAKNQLSNLGANVLFIVPGNNDTRRRGISFPKNLVLEDAIAISNQVPTVKKVAPQISANEIVQSNSKSLNISIAGVTPEFLEVRSFEVDKGRFLSKSDVNSARSYVVIGPDLKDEFFKDKSSSLGKKIRIKDHTYEIIGILKPKGAVFGSNQDKNAYIPLTTMVNRITGKDPTYGVSLSFISVEAINKNATSAAKFQITNLLRQRHKIIRDDDFAVRSQEDALNIVTNITSGLTFLLAGIGAVSLVVGGIGIMNIMLVSVSERTEEIGLRKAIGAKQSDILIQFLIEALILSTIGGLIGTTTGLSGVFLLSLITPLPASVGITTTFSTMIISGSIGLIFGVLPAKRASKLDPIVALRSL
- a CDS encoding nucleoside triphosphate pyrophosphohydrolase family protein, with amino-acid sequence MDFKTYQKKARETAQYPDLGSNNIYPTLGLVGEAGEVAEKVKKVLRDKNGIFDNESKLGIKKELGDVLWYLSNLCTELNFNLEDVALQNLEKLKLRAAKGKIRGSGDDR
- the ilvA gene encoding threonine ammonia-lyase, biosynthetic codes for the protein MDDYFEKILQAEVYEVAKKTPLEKAHNLSNTLNNEVFLKREDLQDVFSFKIRGAYNKMSKLTNSQLAQGVITSSAGNHAQGVALSALKLNCQATILMPITTPLVKVNAVKNLKAKVILYGDNYDETYREAIRISQERNLCFIHPFDDPEVIAGQGTIAIELEQQLNEKPYAIYIAVGGGGLISGISLYVKKIWPEVKIIGVEPEDADAMTKSLEEEKIVELSSVGQFADGVAVKKIGKNTFDIGRKYIDKMIRVNTDEICAAIKDVFEDTRSILEPAGALSIAGMKKDIFNSNHSNRKMVAIACGANMNFERLRFVAERAELGECKEVMLAVEIPERAGSLIDFCKLLDSRNLTEFSYRMSNSKNAQIFVGVQVYGLNDKKNLLNVFRNSEYSFIDISDDELSKNHLRHMVGGRLPRDFKEMEYRNFIELLYRFEFPERPGALINFLNNMKSNWSISVFHYRNYGADVGKIVIGVLIDKNEILEWNNFVKILGYKFWDETQNDTYRLFLGASD